Proteins encoded within one genomic window of Nordella sp. HKS 07:
- a CDS encoding isoprenylcysteine carboxyl methyltransferase family protein, which translates to MIWLNIAILTLVTVQRLVELNIAQRNTKRLLARGAYEAGSGHYWVIVVFHAAWLIGLWVLARDNPVNWVWLFIFLAIEAMRGWVVAALGERWTTRIIVLPGEPLVARGPYRYLRHPNYIVVALEIFVLPMVFGMLWYALAGTLINAAILYWRIRVEEETFREAAPPSG; encoded by the coding sequence GTGATCTGGCTCAATATCGCTATACTGACGCTCGTCACCGTGCAGCGCCTGGTCGAGCTCAATATCGCCCAGCGCAACACCAAGCGGCTCCTGGCGCGCGGCGCCTATGAAGCGGGCAGCGGTCACTACTGGGTGATCGTCGTATTCCATGCCGCCTGGCTCATCGGCCTGTGGGTCCTGGCGCGCGACAACCCCGTCAACTGGGTCTGGCTCTTCATCTTCCTCGCCATCGAGGCGATGCGCGGCTGGGTGGTGGCGGCATTGGGCGAACGGTGGACGACGCGCATCATCGTGCTGCCGGGCGAGCCGCTCGTGGCGCGCGGCCCCTACCGCTATCTGCGCCATCCCAACTATATCGTGGTGGCCCTGGAAATCTTCGTGCTGCCCATGGTGTTCGGCATGCTCTGGTACGCGCTTGCCGGCACTCTCATCAATGCCGCGATACTCTATTGGCGCATACGGGTGGAAGAAGAAACCTTCAGGGAAGCGGCGCCGCCGTCCGGTTGA
- a CDS encoding type III polyketide synthase: MRSQLMAVATASPPFELRTEDVIEEATRIFAGRHRDFERMMPVFANTGIRRRQSVRPYSWFRSEQGWPERTDAFIDGASELFRKAAGEALAQAGMEPGEIDTIVTVSSTGIATPSIEARVMHGMGFHKNVSRIPVFGLGCAGGTTGLSLAARLAQTPASNVLLVVIELCTLAFRPDEMTKSNIIATALFGDGAAACVLSGRKKDGLGAIEYSGEHSWPDTLDIMGWRMDPQGFGAIFSQRIPDFVTQELRAAADGFLGRNGLSVDDIGQYVFHPGGAKVIAALEQVFHLDQGTLEIERQVLADHGNMSAPTVLFVLKEALKKPFTGRRFLSALGPGFTSSFATMVS, translated from the coding sequence ATGCGCAGCCAGCTGATGGCCGTTGCGACCGCAAGTCCCCCCTTCGAATTGCGTACCGAGGACGTTATCGAGGAAGCGACGCGAATTTTCGCCGGACGGCACCGGGATTTCGAGCGCATGATGCCCGTCTTCGCCAATACCGGGATCAGGCGACGGCAGTCGGTCAGACCCTATAGCTGGTTCCGCAGCGAACAGGGTTGGCCCGAGCGCACCGACGCCTTCATCGATGGCGCCAGCGAGCTCTTCCGCAAGGCCGCCGGCGAAGCCCTGGCGCAAGCCGGCATGGAACCCGGCGAAATCGATACGATCGTGACGGTGAGCTCCACCGGCATCGCCACGCCCTCGATCGAGGCGCGGGTGATGCATGGCATGGGCTTCCACAAGAATGTCAGTCGCATCCCGGTCTTCGGGCTGGGTTGCGCTGGTGGCACCACCGGGCTCTCGCTCGCCGCCCGCCTCGCCCAGACGCCGGCCTCGAATGTGCTGCTGGTGGTCATCGAGCTCTGCACGCTCGCCTTCCGGCCCGACGAGATGACGAAGTCCAACATCATCGCGACGGCGCTGTTCGGCGACGGGGCGGCGGCCTGCGTGCTCTCGGGCAGGAAGAAGGACGGGCTCGGCGCCATCGAATACTCGGGCGAGCACAGCTGGCCCGACACGCTCGACATCATGGGCTGGCGCATGGATCCGCAAGGCTTCGGCGCCATCTTCTCGCAGCGCATCCCCGATTTCGTCACCCAGGAACTGCGCGCGGCGGCCGACGGCTTCCTCGGGCGCAACGGTTTGAGCGTCGACGACATCGGCCAGTACGTCTTCCATCCGGGCGGCGCCAAGGTGATCGCGGCACTCGAGCAGGTCTTCCATCTCGATCAGGGCACGCTCGAGATCGAGCGCCAGGTGCTCGCCGATCACGGCAATATGTCGGCGCCGACCGTGCTGTTCGTGCTGAAGGAGGCTCTGAAGAAGCCCTTCACCGGCCGCCGGTTCCTGAGCGCGCTCGGACCCGGCTTCACGTCGAGCTTCGCCACGATGGTGAGCTGA
- a CDS encoding sulfite exporter TauE/SafE family protein, whose amino-acid sequence MGWEEIALLFAGGVVAGCINVLAGGAGFMTFPLLVAAGMSEIEANASNFVALLPANVASLYGYRHELRRPTLRLRPRLALAGIGGATGSLALLGLGEASFRTAIPWLLAFSTVSFALAPTIKRWLERRHDFDGKNWIWLSFVLEFIVYVYGGYFGLGMGVVLLALYSMFGHEDIHEANSIRNATITLITLIGIALFAHAGVIRWLPSLIMMMGAFLGGYFMIKVARSVPQHWVRWGILAWSVSLTAIAFWRYG is encoded by the coding sequence ATGGGCTGGGAGGAAATAGCGCTATTGTTCGCGGGCGGCGTGGTGGCCGGCTGCATCAACGTGCTCGCCGGCGGGGCGGGTTTCATGACTTTTCCCCTTCTGGTTGCGGCCGGCATGTCGGAGATCGAAGCCAATGCCTCGAACTTCGTGGCGCTGCTGCCCGCCAATGTGGCGAGCCTCTACGGCTATCGCCATGAGTTGCGCCGCCCGACTCTGCGCCTGAGACCCAGATTGGCCCTCGCGGGCATCGGCGGCGCCACGGGCTCGCTGGCCCTTCTGGGACTGGGCGAGGCGTCCTTCCGAACGGCGATCCCCTGGCTGCTCGCCTTTTCGACCGTGTCTTTCGCGCTGGCGCCCACGATCAAGCGCTGGCTCGAGCGGCGACATGACTTCGATGGCAAGAACTGGATCTGGCTGTCCTTCGTCCTCGAATTCATCGTCTATGTTTATGGCGGCTATTTCGGCCTCGGCATGGGCGTCGTCCTGCTCGCCCTTTATTCGATGTTCGGTCATGAGGACATCCATGAGGCGAATTCCATCCGCAACGCCACCATCACCCTCATCACCCTGATCGGCATCGCGCTCTTCGCCCATGCCGGCGTCATCCGCTGGCTGCCCTCGCTTATCATGATGATGGGAGCGTTCCTCGGCGGCTATTTCATGATCAAGGTCGCGCGCAGCGTGCCGCAGCATTGGGTGCGCTGGGGTATTCTCGCCTGGAGTGTCAGCCTGACGGCGATTGCATTCTGGCGTTACGGCTAA
- a CDS encoding DMT family transporter, whose product MSEPASKAGLFMILAMASFTAGDTMTKLLAGQLPVGEIILIRGIVATTIIVAVCLKQGVLIHAAQAFKRTILARSLSDMAGTLFFITALMHMPIANLTAIMQAVPLLVIAFAALFLGEKAGLRRTLAILVGLTGVLFIVKPSPSSFTFYDGLSLGLIVAVALRDIITRKLTIDVPTMIVALGNSVIVMLSGLALYPFEEWIVPTPHHLLILFCGGIFLTIGYVSMVLTIRMGDIASTAIYRYSVVLFALISGVFVFGEMPDRWVFLGIALIVASGIYALLREMKISRNARMQSPSG is encoded by the coding sequence GTGAGCGAACCTGCCTCCAAGGCCGGCCTCTTTATGATCCTGGCCATGGCCAGCTTCACCGCCGGCGATACGATGACCAAGCTCCTGGCGGGCCAGCTGCCGGTGGGCGAGATCATCCTCATCCGCGGCATCGTGGCCACGACGATCATCGTCGCCGTCTGTCTCAAACAGGGCGTCCTCATTCATGCCGCCCAGGCATTCAAGCGCACCATCCTGGCCCGCAGTCTCAGTGACATGGCCGGCACATTGTTCTTCATCACCGCCCTCATGCATATGCCGATCGCCAATCTCACCGCCATCATGCAGGCGGTTCCGCTTCTGGTGATCGCCTTCGCCGCCCTCTTCCTCGGCGAGAAGGCGGGTTTGCGCCGCACGCTCGCCATTCTCGTCGGCCTCACGGGCGTGCTCTTCATCGTGAAGCCGTCTCCGTCGAGCTTCACCTTCTATGATGGCCTCTCGCTCGGCCTCATCGTCGCCGTGGCGCTGCGCGACATCATCACCCGCAAGCTCACCATCGACGTGCCGACGATGATCGTGGCGCTCGGCAATTCGGTCATCGTGATGTTGAGCGGGCTGGCGCTCTATCCTTTCGAGGAGTGGATCGTGCCGACCCCGCACCATCTCCTCATCCTCTTCTGCGGCGGTATTTTCCTGACCATCGGCTATGTTTCGATGGTGCTCACCATCCGCATGGGCGACATCGCGTCGACCGCCATCTACCGCTATTCAGTGGTGCTCTTCGCTCTCATCTCCGGCGTTTTCGTCTTCGGCGAGATGCCCGACCGTTGGGTCTTCCTCGGTATCGCCCTCATCGTCGCCTCCGGCATCTACGCGCTGCTGCGCGAGATGAAAATTAGCCGTAACGCCAGAATGCAATCGCCGTCAGGCTGA
- a CDS encoding penicillin acylase family protein: MTTKTMRFQLKGLQEPARILIDRWGIPHIKAGRKADLFFAQGFNVARDRLWQIDLWRKRGLGILAADFGPGYLAQDQAARLFVFRGDMAAEWRSYAEDAQEICTAFVGGINAFIGTIERGESLLPPEFTLMGTRPHRWAPEDVARIRSHGITANAQSEVARAVLLSAGQDAADRLRQERLPDLAPDNPGGLDLAQIPGQIIDLLRLASAPVTFARERLAARLEEAWRWSCFDDFGVTRDNRPEGSNSWAVHGKRTATGRAILASDPHRVLSLPSIRYLAHLSCPGIEAIGAGEPCLPGISIGHNERIAFGLTIFDADQEDLYVCETDAHDPRRYRAGAGFERMMERVERFEVKNAPAQEQTHYFTRHGPVVFTDAIRNIAIALRSVWAEPGAAPYLASLSTMRAGNFAEFDQALARWKTPSVNKTYADVDGHIAWTPAGYVPRRKGWSGMLPVPGAGGFDWNGHLGREEMPRLIDPDEGFVATANEFNLPPDWDHAGKPVGFEWTEGARAERIRDVLGQTITHGLADSQKLQTDIRSLAALRLQRALAPLQPHEEEARQARLLLLDWNAEMQADGAAAGLFGLWWLKHLRPAVIQASAPGLGGHRDLVGNGHADAILSVLESAPDRMTAVLEASLLSAWREALSLLGPEPAQWRWGRIHQMLFRHPVAAIAEEGFSVGPYEMGGDGSTPMHTSPRIADWRVTAGASVRLVMDVGDWDNSLCINTPGQSGDPASPHFADLATTWAKGDYVPLLFSPAAVEAAAETLIELDPE, translated from the coding sequence GTGACAACGAAGACAATGCGCTTTCAGCTCAAGGGCCTTCAAGAGCCAGCGCGCATCCTCATCGACCGCTGGGGCATTCCCCATATCAAGGCCGGCCGCAAGGCTGATCTATTCTTCGCGCAAGGCTTCAATGTGGCGCGTGACCGGCTGTGGCAGATCGATCTGTGGCGCAAACGCGGGCTCGGCATTCTGGCCGCCGATTTCGGACCGGGATATCTGGCACAGGACCAGGCGGCGCGGCTCTTCGTCTTTCGCGGCGATATGGCGGCCGAATGGCGCTCCTATGCCGAAGATGCGCAGGAGATATGCACCGCCTTCGTGGGCGGCATCAATGCCTTCATCGGCACCATCGAACGCGGTGAATCGCTATTGCCGCCCGAATTCACCCTCATGGGCACCCGCCCTCATCGCTGGGCGCCCGAAGACGTGGCGCGCATCAGAAGCCACGGCATCACCGCGAATGCGCAGTCGGAGGTCGCCCGTGCCGTTCTGCTGTCGGCGGGGCAGGATGCGGCCGACCGTTTGCGCCAGGAGCGCCTGCCCGATCTCGCCCCTGACAATCCGGGCGGGCTCGATCTGGCGCAGATACCCGGCCAGATCATCGATCTCCTTCGGCTTGCCAGCGCGCCGGTCACCTTCGCGCGCGAGCGGCTCGCGGCGCGGCTCGAAGAGGCCTGGCGCTGGTCCTGCTTCGATGATTTCGGAGTCACACGCGACAATCGCCCGGAAGGCTCGAACAGCTGGGCCGTCCACGGCAAACGGACGGCGACTGGCCGGGCGATCCTCGCCAGCGATCCGCATCGCGTCCTGAGCCTTCCTTCGATCCGCTATCTCGCCCATCTGTCCTGCCCCGGCATCGAAGCGATCGGTGCCGGCGAGCCGTGCCTCCCCGGCATCTCGATCGGTCACAATGAACGGATCGCGTTCGGTCTCACCATCTTCGATGCCGACCAGGAAGATCTCTATGTCTGCGAGACTGACGCCCATGATCCGCGGCGCTATCGCGCAGGCGCGGGCTTCGAGCGGATGATGGAACGGGTCGAGCGCTTCGAGGTGAAGAACGCGCCTGCACAAGAGCAGACGCACTACTTCACCCGGCATGGGCCGGTCGTCTTCACCGATGCGATCCGGAACATCGCCATCGCGCTGCGCTCGGTCTGGGCCGAGCCAGGTGCTGCCCCCTATCTCGCCAGCCTCTCCACCATGCGGGCCGGTAATTTCGCCGAGTTCGATCAGGCGCTGGCGCGCTGGAAAACACCTTCGGTCAACAAGACCTATGCTGATGTGGACGGCCATATCGCCTGGACGCCCGCCGGTTATGTGCCGCGCCGAAAGGGCTGGTCGGGCATGCTGCCGGTGCCGGGCGCCGGCGGCTTCGACTGGAACGGCCATCTCGGCCGCGAGGAGATGCCGAGGCTGATCGACCCAGATGAAGGCTTCGTCGCCACCGCAAATGAATTCAACCTGCCGCCGGATTGGGATCATGCCGGCAAGCCCGTCGGCTTCGAATGGACCGAGGGCGCGCGGGCGGAGCGCATTCGCGACGTTCTCGGCCAGACCATCACCCACGGCCTTGCGGACTCGCAGAAGCTGCAGACCGACATCCGCTCCCTGGCGGCCCTGAGACTCCAGCGCGCGCTGGCGCCGCTTCAGCCTCACGAAGAGGAAGCCCGGCAGGCGCGCCTTCTCCTCCTCGACTGGAACGCAGAGATGCAGGCCGACGGCGCCGCCGCCGGTCTGTTCGGCCTGTGGTGGCTCAAGCATCTGAGGCCCGCCGTGATCCAAGCGAGCGCGCCCGGGCTCGGCGGCCACCGCGATCTGGTCGGCAACGGCCACGCCGATGCGATCCTTAGCGTGCTGGAGAGCGCGCCGGACAGGATGACGGCTGTCCTGGAGGCTTCTCTCTTGTCGGCCTGGCGCGAGGCCCTGAGTCTTCTCGGGCCGGAACCGGCGCAATGGCGCTGGGGACGGATCCATCAGATGCTCTTCCGCCATCCCGTCGCCGCCATCGCCGAAGAAGGCTTCTCCGTCGGCCCCTACGAGATGGGCGGCGACGGCTCGACGCCGATGCATACGAGCCCGCGCATCGCCGACTGGCGGGTCACCGCCGGGGCCTCCGTGCGTCTGGTGATGGATGTCGGCGACTGGGACAACAGTCTCTGCATCAACACGCCCGGCCAGTCCGGCGATCCCGCCTCGCCGCATTTCGCCGATCTGGCGACGACCTGGGCCAAGGGCGATTACGTGCCTCTGCTCTTCAGCCCGGCAGCGGTCGAGGCGGCCGCAGAGACGCTGATCGAGCTTGATCCCGAGTGA
- the moaA gene encoding GTP 3',8-cyclase MoaA, translating to MNTPVTHPIASGPALVDPFGRHVTYLRVSVTDRCDFRCVYCMAEDMTFLPKKDLLTLEELERVCAAFIGRGVRKIRLTGGEPLVRRNVMSLIENLGRHVKSGALEELTLTTNGSQLARFAGELAEHGVRRINVSVDTLDEQKFRAITRWGDLKKVKEGIAAAQRAGLALKINAVALKGVNDDEIPEMIRWAHGEGMDLTLIETMPLGEIDGDRTDQYLPLSVLRAQLMDQFTFADIPYKTGGPARYVEVKETGGRLGFITPLTHNFCESCNRVRLTCTGTLFMCLGQEDAADLRAALRASDDNNLLDAAIDEAISRKPKGHDFIIDRRHNKPALSRHMSVTGG from the coding sequence ATGAATACGCCCGTCACACATCCGATCGCGTCCGGGCCGGCTTTGGTTGACCCTTTTGGCCGGCATGTAACCTATCTGCGGGTGTCGGTGACCGACCGTTGCGATTTCCGCTGTGTCTATTGCATGGCGGAGGACATGACCTTCCTGCCCAAGAAGGACCTGCTCACGCTCGAGGAACTGGAGCGGGTTTGCGCCGCCTTCATCGGGCGCGGCGTGCGCAAGATCAGGCTGACCGGGGGCGAGCCCCTGGTGCGACGCAATGTCATGTCGCTCATCGAAAATCTGGGCCGGCACGTGAAATCGGGCGCGCTCGAGGAACTGACGCTGACCACCAATGGCAGCCAGCTCGCCCGCTTTGCCGGGGAACTCGCCGAACATGGCGTCCGGCGCATCAATGTCTCGGTCGACACGCTGGACGAACAGAAGTTTCGCGCCATCACCCGCTGGGGCGATCTCAAGAAGGTGAAAGAAGGCATCGCTGCGGCCCAACGGGCCGGGCTCGCCCTCAAGATCAACGCCGTGGCCCTCAAGGGCGTCAATGACGACGAAATCCCGGAGATGATCCGCTGGGCGCATGGCGAGGGCATGGACCTCACCTTGATCGAAACGATGCCGCTCGGCGAGATCGATGGCGACCGCACCGATCAATATCTGCCCCTGTCGGTGCTGCGTGCTCAGCTGATGGATCAGTTCACCTTCGCGGACATTCCTTACAAGACCGGCGGGCCGGCGCGTTATGTCGAGGTCAAGGAGACCGGCGGCCGGCTGGGATTCATCACGCCCCTCACGCATAATTTCTGCGAGAGCTGCAACCGTGTGCGCCTCACCTGCACCGGCACGCTCTTCATGTGCCTCGGGCAGGAGGATGCTGCCGATCTCAGAGCCGCCTTGCGCGCTTCCGACGACAACAACCTCCTTGATGCCGCGATCGACGAAGCGATCTCGCGCAAGCCCAAGGGCCATGATTTCATCATCGACCGCCGCCACAACAAGCCGGCCTTGTCGCGCCATATGAGCGTGACGGGCGGCTGA
- a CDS encoding DUF1194 domain-containing protein has product MPARRLLALICLLLGLTWVTGPGRTPLFAQQPEVDLALILAIDCSFSVDANEFRLQMQGLGEAFMRPDVKEAITKGPNGRIAVLAMQWSDEANQMVIIPWMIIASDKDADRLGASLVEIPRRLAEGGTSISMAIEYAANLFPQAPPSLRHVIDISSDGRNNIGPPVALSRNKVVRMGITINALTILNEWPTLDKYFEENVVGGQGNFVIPADDYAAYTEAIYKKLLREITGPGIS; this is encoded by the coding sequence ATGCCCGCACGTCGCTTGCTGGCGCTCATTTGCCTGCTGCTTGGCCTCACCTGGGTAACCGGTCCCGGCCGTACCCCGCTTTTTGCCCAGCAACCTGAGGTCGATCTGGCGCTCATCCTCGCCATCGACTGCTCCTTCAGTGTCGACGCCAATGAGTTCCGCCTGCAGATGCAGGGGCTCGGCGAAGCCTTTATGCGCCCCGACGTCAAGGAGGCGATCACCAAGGGGCCGAATGGGCGCATTGCCGTCCTTGCGATGCAATGGTCGGATGAGGCCAATCAGATGGTGATCATCCCCTGGATGATCATTGCCAGCGACAAGGACGCGGATCGGCTGGGCGCCTCGCTCGTCGAGATTCCGCGACGTCTGGCCGAAGGCGGCACGTCGATTTCGATGGCGATCGAATATGCCGCCAACCTGTTCCCACAGGCGCCGCCCAGCCTGCGCCATGTGATCGATATTTCCTCCGACGGGCGCAACAATATCGGCCCTCCGGTCGCTCTCTCGCGCAACAAGGTGGTCAGGATGGGCATCACCATCAACGCGCTGACCATCCTCAACGAATGGCCGACGCTCGACAAATATTTCGAGGAGAATGTTGTGGGCGGGCAAGGTAATTTCGTCATTCCGGCGGATGACTATGCTGCCTACACGGAAGCGATCTATAAGAAACTCCTGCGCGAAATAACCGGTCCCGGAATCTCCTGA
- a CDS encoding Gfo/Idh/MocA family oxidoreductase, giving the protein MLFVSSEDVHRICVWTRLCDALVEAHRGPEPKVDRSEIHAMRDGNRETYFNLPAWQPGVAMGTKVVTVFPGNRDLPAVQALYPLFDGATGAPLAVLDGTALTYRKTAADSALGSRLLSSPEARNLLMVGAGGLAPHLIEAHRAVRPAIEKVYVWNRDRAKAERLAQQIGARVVDDLEDVAGEADIISCATSATTPVIKGQWLKPGAHLDLVGGFTPDMRECDDEAVRRARLFVDSHWFAVDQPGDLGDPLRRGVIARDDIEADLFELCRDGYDVKRQPDDITLFKNGGGAHLDLFTALFIWRNLS; this is encoded by the coding sequence ATGCTTTTTGTTTCTTCTGAAGACGTCCACCGCATCTGCGTCTGGACGAGGCTCTGCGACGCGCTCGTGGAGGCTCATAGAGGCCCCGAGCCGAAAGTCGACCGGTCCGAGATCCATGCGATGCGGGACGGCAACCGGGAGACCTATTTCAACCTGCCGGCCTGGCAGCCGGGTGTCGCCATGGGGACCAAGGTGGTGACGGTGTTTCCCGGCAATCGCGACCTTCCGGCGGTGCAGGCGCTCTATCCCTTGTTCGACGGGGCGACCGGCGCACCGCTCGCGGTGCTGGATGGAACCGCGCTCACCTATCGCAAGACCGCCGCCGATTCCGCCTTGGGCTCGCGGCTTCTTTCCTCTCCTGAGGCGCGAAACCTGCTCATGGTCGGCGCCGGCGGGCTGGCGCCTCACCTCATCGAGGCACATCGCGCGGTGCGTCCGGCGATCGAGAAGGTCTATGTGTGGAACCGCGACCGTGCCAAGGCCGAAAGGCTGGCGCAGCAGATAGGGGCGCGGGTCGTGGATGATCTGGAGGACGTGGCAGGCGAGGCCGACATCATCAGCTGCGCCACATCGGCGACGACGCCGGTGATCAAAGGCCAATGGCTGAAGCCCGGCGCCCATCTCGATCTCGTCGGTGGCTTCACGCCCGATATGCGCGAATGCGATGACGAGGCGGTGCGCCGCGCCCGCCTCTTCGTCGATAGCCACTGGTTCGCCGTCGATCAGCCTGGTGACCTGGGTGATCCCTTGCGTCGCGGCGTGATTGCGCGCGATGATATCGAAGCCGATCTCTTCGAGCTTTGCCGCGATGGATATGACGTCAAGCGCCAACCGGATGACATCACGCTGTTCAAGAATGGCGGCGGCGCGCATCTCGATCTGTTCACGGCTTTGTTCATCTGGCGCAACCTGAGCTGA
- a CDS encoding Xaa-Pro peptidase family protein, with the protein MDVKVFSDPRKPAYLNFEAGSRPLKDPIRPETLARVRAYRHGRIKEKLVQHDCAALLVYDPLNIRYATDCSDMQVWTMHNPSRYALIFADGPTICFEYAQALHLAEGLPMVDEVRPCISWFYFASGPRLAESAGRWADEITALMRQHGGGSRRLAVDKMEPLGVDLLRGRGLTLVEGQELTETARMIKSPDELELMGWTIKVCEAGMWRMRENSLPGKTENEIWAELHYENIRNGGEWIETRLLAIGERTYPWFKECSAHSGKEGDMLSFDTDLIGPYGYCADLSRSWTVGLVKPKPTQKELYAYALEQIMHNKSLIKPGMSFREFNDKSLRIPGEYQDNRYGVALHGVGLCDEYPSVPTHVDMDQGKGYDGVFEPGMCLCVESCTGSKRAGETVKLEIQVVVTETGTERLDSFPFEDWV; encoded by the coding sequence ATGGATGTGAAAGTCTTCAGCGATCCGCGCAAACCGGCCTATCTCAATTTCGAAGCCGGCAGCAGGCCGCTGAAGGACCCGATCAGGCCTGAGACCCTGGCTCGCGTCAGGGCCTATCGCCATGGCCGCATCAAGGAAAAGCTCGTCCAGCATGATTGCGCGGCACTCCTCGTCTATGATCCCCTCAATATCCGTTATGCGACCGACTGCTCCGACATGCAGGTCTGGACCATGCATAATCCGTCGCGCTATGCGCTGATCTTCGCCGACGGTCCCACCATCTGCTTCGAATATGCGCAGGCCCTGCATCTGGCGGAGGGACTGCCGATGGTGGACGAGGTCCGCCCCTGCATCAGCTGGTTCTACTTCGCGAGCGGACCTAGGCTCGCCGAAAGCGCCGGCAGATGGGCGGACGAGATCACCGCGCTCATGCGTCAGCATGGCGGCGGCAGCAGGCGTCTTGCCGTCGACAAGATGGAGCCGCTCGGCGTCGACCTCCTGCGGGGCCGCGGCCTTACATTGGTCGAGGGGCAGGAGCTGACCGAGACGGCCCGCATGATCAAGTCGCCCGATGAGCTCGAACTGATGGGCTGGACGATCAAGGTCTGCGAGGCGGGCATGTGGCGGATGCGCGAGAACTCGCTGCCTGGCAAGACCGAGAACGAGATCTGGGCCGAGCTCCATTACGAGAATATCCGCAATGGCGGCGAATGGATCGAGACCCGGCTGCTGGCGATCGGCGAGCGCACCTATCCCTGGTTCAAGGAATGCTCGGCCCATAGCGGCAAGGAGGGCGATATGCTCTCCTTCGACACCGATCTTATCGGACCCTATGGCTATTGCGCCGATCTTTCCCGCTCCTGGACTGTTGGCCTGGTCAAGCCGAAGCCGACGCAGAAAGAGCTTTATGCCTATGCGCTCGAGCAGATCATGCACAACAAGTCGCTGATCAAGCCGGGTATGAGCTTCAGGGAGTTCAACGACAAGTCGCTGCGCATTCCCGGGGAATATCAGGACAACCGCTATGGCGTGGCGCTGCACGGTGTCGGTCTGTGTGATGAATATCCTTCCGTTCCCACTCATGTCGATATGGACCAGGGCAAGGGCTATGACGGCGTGTTCGAGCCCGGAATGTGCCTGTGCGTCGAAAGCTGCACCGGCTCGAAGCGGGCCGGCGAGACCGTGAAGCTCGAAATCCAGGTCGTCGTCACCGAGACCGGCACCGAGCGGTTGGACAGCTTCCCCTTCGAGGATTGGGTGTGA